The genomic region ATCGCATCGGCCTTGAGCGCAGGGCCGATCGTCTTCTCCAGCTTCACATGCGGCAGCTGATAGGCGGTGTGCGCGTCATCGAAGGTCGGATCGGTGAGCAAACGGAAGCCATCGATCTCGATCAGCGCAGTGGGACCGCCGATCAGGGTGATGGAAATGGGCATGATGGACTCCTCTTACGAGACGGATTTGGCGGGCCGCGTCACCAGATAGATGCCGAGTGCGACCGGGATGATTCCGAGCAGATCGCGCGCCTCGACATGTTCGCCGAGCACGAGATACGCAAACAGCATGCCGAGCGGCGGCATCAGGAAATGATAGGCACTGGCAGCCGTCGCGCCACACACTTTCAAGAAATGAAACCAGAGCCAGTACGCCAGGATCGAGCCGCCGAGCACGAGGAAGGCGAAGGCGCCGATCAGGCCCGGCGTGAAATCGATGGGATGAACATCGGCGAAGGTGAGCGCCACCGGCGTCAGCACGATGCCGGCGGCGAGATTCTGCACGCCATTGCCGATCCACAGCGAGCCCTTCGGCGCGAGCAGCTTGAACAAAATGGTGCCGGCGACGAGGGAGGCGAGCGAGGCCAGCGTGAACACGATGCCGTGCAGCGAGTCGGTGCCGACCGACAGGCGGTGCCAGACGATCAAGGTCACGCCGGTGATGCCGAGCAGGAGGCCGCTCGCCTTGCGCCAGGTCATGCCTTCGCCGAGCAGCAGCGCGGCGAGGCCCGCCGTGAACACCGGATTGGCCGACACGATCAGGCCGCCGAGGCCGGCGGAGACCGATTGCAGCCCGGTGTAGCCGAGGCCGAGATAGAGCGCGTTGTTGGCGACGCCGAGCACGGCAAAGATCGCGGCATCGCGCCAGGACAGCGACCAGTCGTCGCCGCGGACCAGCGTGGCACCGAGGATCAAGATGCCGGCGAGCGAGAAGCGCGCGGCGAGCAGGATCAGCGGCGGGCAATGGGTCACGCCGATCTTGCCGGCGACGAAGGCGTAGCTCCAGAGCAGGCAGAACAGGCCGATGGCCAGCGGCAGCGTGTTGAAGCGGCTGCGCGGAACGGCAAGCGAAGGGGCGAGCGACATGAGGGGCATTCTCCTGAGCCCTCGATCTAGGGAGCCGGCTTGTCATTTTGAAATTAAATGATTAACTTTCAGCCAGTGGATTTTCGAATGGAGGCAGCCATGCTCGATCTGGAGCTCCTGCGCAGCTTCGTGTCGGTGGTCGATGCCGGCGGCTTCACCCGCGCCGGCGAGCGCGTCCATCGCACCCAATCGACCGTCAGCCAGCAGATCAAGCGGCTGGAGGAGGATGTCGGCCAGGTCCTGCTGCATCGCGACGGCAAGGACGTGCGCCCCACCGAAGCCGGCGAGCGGCTGCTGTCCTATGCGCGGCGGTTGTTGTCGCTTGCGGAAGAGGCGCGCGACGTGCTGCGCCAGCCCGACGGCGAAGGCGCAATCCGGCTCGGCATCCCCGAGGACTTTGCGGCGTATCGGCTGGCGAAACTGCTCGGCGCGTTCTCGCGCTCGCATCCGGGCCTGCGGCTCGATGTGCGCGCCGACCAGAGCAAGAATCTCGCCCGCGACCTCGATCGCGGCGAGCTCGATCTGGCGCTGTTCAAGCGCGCGGCCGGTGAGAAAGGCGCGATTGCGGTGTGGCCGGAGCAGGTGCACTGGGTGACCAGCAAGAGCCATCCGATCCACGCCGATGTCGCCTCCGTGCCGCTGATCGGCTTTCCGCTCGGCTGCCTCTACCGCGCCGGCGCCATCCATGCGCTGGAAAGCGCGGGCCGCATTTGGCACATGTCCTATACGTCATCGAGCCTGGCCGGCATCCAGGCCGCGGTCGCGGCCGGCATGGGCTTGAGCATCCTGTCGGAGATGGCGATCCAGTCCGACCACCGCGTGCTGAGCGCGAAGGACGGCTTTGCGCCGATCAACCGGACCGAAGTGGCGCTGATGGCCGCGCCGGGCGCAAGTCCCGCGACGTTGCGGCTGGCAGATCGGCTGGCGGAGTTCTGCGACGACGTGCAGGCGAAAGCGGCTTAGCTGCACCGTGACGCGGCGATCGCGTGGACGCGGCGGTCGCCGAGCAGGTGCGCGACAAAACCGTTCATTGGAAAGATCTTTGCAAACGCCACATCGCGGATGCTGAGGCCGCCGGCGTAGGCGCCGAAGGCGGGCATCACGGCACGCTCGCCGTCACAGGCGAAACAGCGGCGCTCCATCGAGCGGCCGCGCGCGGAGACACGCGCCTTGGGATGAAGATGGCCGGCGATCTCGCCGCTCGCGCCCGTCGGCTCGTGGCGGAAGGTGATCGGACCGATCGCAACTTCGTCGGCGACGGTGCCGCCGAGATCACGCGGCAGCGCCGGATCGTGATTGCCTGAGATCCAGATCCAGTCGCGGCCAGCCTGCAAGGCGGCGACCGCGTCGCGATCCTCCGCCGACAGCCGTCCATGCGCCGTGCGATCGTGAAAACTGTCGCCGAGCGCGATGACGATTCGGGGATCATGGCGGGAGATGACAGCAGCGAGACGACTGAGCGTCGCGATGGTGTCGTAAGGCGGCAGCAGCACGCCGCGCATGGCGAAGCTGGAACCTTTTTCCAGATGCAGGTCGGAGACGACGAGCAGGCGCTGCTCTTCCCAGAATAGCGCGCCGGAGAGATCGGCCGCGAAGGTCACGCTGCTGATGCTGACATTCGAAACGCGCATGTCCTCGATATCCCCTGAAACCAGCGCGCCTGCCCCCACGTCAAAACCTGCTGTTATCCCATCGCCTCTTTGACGAGCTCGTCGGCGGCCTCCGCCAGGAGCTCGTCTCCAGCTTCGCCATAGACTGACTCGCGGCCGATTTCCAGCATCACGGGGACGGCGAGCGGGGAGACGTGGTCGAGTTCCCGATGCGTGATGCGGCCCCGGATGCGGGTGAGCATGTCGCTGAGGCGTCGCAGATCGAGCAGGCCAGTGGCGGCATCGGCACGGGCGGCGCGCAACAGCACGTGATCGGCCTGGTGCTTGCGCAGGACGTCGTAAACGAGATCGGTCGAGAACAGCACCTGACGGCGGCTCTTCTCCTCACCGGTGTGCCGCCGCGCAATCAGGCCGGAGATGATCGCGCAATTGCGGAACGTGCGCTTCATCAGCGCGGATTCGGCAAGCCACGCTTCGAGGTCGTCGCCGAGCATGTCGGGATCGAACAGCGCGTCGAGGTCGATCCTGCCGTCCCGGATCATGGAGGACATGTCGCCGAGCGCCCAGACCGCGATCGCATATTCATTGGCGACGAAACCGAGCGGCCGGGCGCGGGCGCGCTCCAGCCGGCGCGTCAAGAGCATGCCGAGCGTCTGATGCGCGAGACGGCCTTCGAAGGGATAGCAGACGACGTAATGCTTGTTGGCGCGGGGAAAACTCTCGACCAGCAGCTCGCGCACCGCCGGCACGCGCGAGACGTCCTTTTGCAGCGACAGCCAGTCGCGCACCTGCTCCGGCAAGGCGCCCCACGCGCGCCCGTCATCGAGCAGGCGGCGAACCCGTTCGGCAAGATAGGTCGAGAGCGGAAACTTGCCGCCCATATAGGACGGCACCTTCGGGTCCTTGTCGTTGGCGCGCGAGACATAGACCTGGTCTTCGACCAGGGTTTCGTAGCGCACCACCTCTCCTGAGAACACGAAGGTGTCGCCCGGGCTGAGACCCTCGATGAAGGCTTCCTCGATCTCGCCGAGCAGCCTGCCGCCGCGCGCGATCACGCCGGTCGACCCGCCTGCTTTTCCTTGACCTCCGCCGCGCGAGCGCACCAGCCGCACCTTGAGCATGTCGTCCTCGACGATGGTGCCGACATTCATCCGGTAGCTCTGCCGCACCCTGGGATTGGCGACGCGCCAGCGTCCCTCCTTGTCCTGCTTGATCCGCGCGAAACGCTCATAGGTCTTCAGCGCGTAGCCGCCGGAGGCGACGAAATCGACCACGTCGTCGAAGTCCTGCCGCGTGAGATCGGCGTAGGGCGCGGCGGTGCGGACCTCACCGTAAAGCTCGTCGGAGAAAAACGGCTCGCCGCAGGCGCAGCCGAGCACGTGCTGGGCCAGCACATCGAGCGCACCCAGGCGCAGCGGCGGCGTGTCCTGCGCATTCTCCGCGATGGCGTCGATCGCGACGCGGCACTCCAGCACCTCGAATCGGTTCGCGGGCACCAGCACCGCGCGCGAGGCTTCGTCGAGCCGGTGGTTGGCGCGGCCGATGCGCTGCATCAGGCGCGAGGAGCCCTTGGGCGCGCCGATATTGACGACGAGATCGACGTCGCCCCAGTCGACGCCGAGATCGAGCGAGGAGGTACAGACCACGCCGCGCAGTTTGCCCGCCGACATCGCGTCTTCGACCTTGCGGCGCTGGGCGACGTCGAGCGAGCCGTGATGCAGCGCGATGGCAAGATTGTCGTCGTTCATGCTCCAGAGATTCTGGAACAGCATCTCGGCCTGGCTGCGGGTGTTGACGAAAACCAGCGTGGTCTTGTTCGCCTTGATCAGCTCGTAGATCTCGGGAAGTGCGTGGCGCGCACTGTGGCCGGCCCAGGGCAGGCGTTCGCGCGTGTCCATCATCTCGACCAGCGGCGGTGCGGCGCCGCCGGCAAGGACGATGTCGGCCGCCGCTTCCTTGCCGCCGGGCTGCGGCACCAGGAAGCGCGCCAGCGATTCAGGCTCGGCCACGGTCGCCGACAGGCCAATCGCCCGCATCTGCGGCGCCAACCGCCACAGCCGCGCGAGTCCAAGCGACAGCAGATCGCCGCGCTTGGACGTCACCAGCGCGTGCAGCTCGTCGAGCACGATGCGCTTCAAGGAGGAAAACAGGAACGGCGCGTCGTCGGAGGACAGCAGCAGCGCAAGCTGCTCCGGCGTCGTCAGCAAAATGTCCGGCGGATAGCGCCGTTGCCGCTGCCGCCGCGACGTCGGCGTGTCGCCGGTACGGGTCTCGATCTTGATCGGCAGCGCCATCTCGGCGACGGGGCGCTCGAGGTTGCGCGCGATATCGACCGCGAGCGCCTTGAGCGGCGAGATGTAGAGCGTGTGCAGGCCGCCGGTGCGTTGCAGACTGCGGCCGGTGGAGATCACCGATTTCGCCGAAGCTTTGGGCGCGGAGCTCAGCTCGACCAGCGTCGGCAAGAATCCCGCCAGCGTCTTGCCGGCGCCGGTGGGCGCGATCAGCAATGCGGATCGGTCCTCGCGCGCCTTCTCCAGCAGCGCCAATTGATGCGCGCGCGGCGACCAGCCGCGGGCCGCGAACCACGCCTTGAAGCGGTCGGGCAGCAGCGCGGCAGGTTCGACCGGGATTTTGCGGATGCGGGGCGGCACGGCATCACAGGTAAGCCGTGGGGACGGGTTCGTCGAGGGGGTGAACGACGAGGGCGATACTGCCGTTCCCTCTCCCCTTGTGGGAGAGGGTGGATCGCCGCGAAGCGGCGAGACGGGTGAGGGGTATCTCTCCGCGAAAGAGCATCGTTCGAGTACGCGGAGAAAGCCCCCTCATCCGGCGCTTCGCGCCATCTTCTCCCACAAGGGGAGAAGAAAGCGCCCCTACTCCGACATCGGCTTGTCGGAGATGTCCCAGTCCTTGCCGGTGAAGGTGGAGATGAAGAGCGTCTTCATCGGCGTGTAATCGTCAGGCGTGTAGTCGTAAGTGACGCCGTCGAGGAAATAAGGCGAGTGGAAGCCTTTGAGGTTGGAAGCCTGCTTCAGCACGTTGGCGCGGGTGAGCTCGTCGCCGCAGCGGCGCAGGATCTCGCCCATGGTGACGGCCTGGCCGTAGCCGGCGAAGGCGATGGTGTTGTCTTGATCGATCGCCGGCGTGTACTTCTTGCGCAGCTCCTCGAACGCCATGACGTCGGGGTCCTTCTCCCATTTGGGCAGGCCGACTTCCTTGTTGTAGCGGATGGCGACGATGCCGGCGGCGTTCTCGAGGCCCGCGGCATTGAGGATGGAGCGGCCGGTCGAGCCGGCCGACAGCAGCTGCAGCGGCTTCCAGCCGAGCTCGGCTACTTTCCGGATCGACTGCGACGAGGCCTTGCCGGTGGAGATGTTGTAGAAGACGTCCGCACCCGACTTCGAGAGGTTGATGAGCTGGGAATCGACCGTCGGATCGGTCAGATCGTAGGTCTGCTCCATGATCACCTTGGCGGTGCCGCCGGCGTCTTCCAGAACCTTCTTGAAGGGGCCGAGGAAGTCGCGGCCGAAATCGTCGTTCTGGTACAGGATGCCGACCTTCGCGTTCGGCTTCACGCTGACGACGTGCCGCGCCAGGATCCGCGCCTCGGTCGGATAGAGCGGCAAGCCCGCCATCGTCCATTTGAACTCTTTCGGGTTATTCCACTTCGACGCGCCGGTGTTGAGCAGCAACTGCGGCACGCCCTTCGAGTTGAGGTATTTGTGCACGGCGGTCTGCGGCGCGGTGCCGAGCGAGCCGTAGAGCGCGAGCACCTCCTCCTGCTCGACCAGGCGCCGCGTCGCCTCGACGCATTTCGGCGCGCTGTAGGCATCATCCATGGTGAGGAATTTGACCTTGCGTCCGTTGATGCCGCCCTTTTCGTTCAGCATCTGGAAATAGGCCTCGCCGACGCGCCCGAGCACGCCGTAGAGCGAGCCGGGGCCGGAATGCGGCACGGTCTGCCCGATCTTGATCTCGGTGTCGCTGGCGCCGGAATCGTATTTCTTCTCCGCGGCCCAGACATAGGGCGCGGGCAAGGTGGAGGCCGCGATGGTCGCGAGCGCGGCGGCGCTGAAATCGCGCCGCGATGGATTCCTGGTCATTGTTTGTTTCTCCCTGGTGCGCGCATTGTGCTGGCATCGCCGCACGGCTCGCAAGTGGGAAGTCGCGGCTTTGCGACGCAATGACGCTTAAAGCGCCGCTTATAGCGCCTAAACTCAAGTTTTCTCGGCGACCACGACGAGGCCGCCCACCGGTTCGTTGTTCTCGGTGCGTGGCGAGGCCTGCTCCAATGTGAGGAGCTTGAGGCCGGCCTTCGCCATCGCATCGCGCACATATTCCGCCGAATGGGCATAGCGCAGGCCTTCGCCGAGAACGATGCCGCTGCCGTCATGGGTCTCCAGCGTGAACGCAAGCACGCCGCCGGGCGCGAGCACGCGCCTGGCTTCGCCGAGCACCGGTGCGAGATCGGGGAGATAGACGAACGCATCGGCAGCGACGACGAGGTTTGCGCTCGCCTCGCTCCTGCTGCGCAGGCCTTCGATCATGTCGGCGACTTCGAGCTCGGCATAGAGGCCGGTGGCTCGCGCCTCCTTGACCATGCCGGGCGACAGATCGATGCCGATGAACTGGTCGACCTGTTTGGCGAAGGCGGCGGCCGCGAGCCCCGTACCGCAGCCGAGATCGATGGCGCGCTTGAACAGGGCGGGCTTCTTCGCGGCGACGCGGGCAGCCACCACCGCCTTGAAGATCAGCGACGGCGCGCGATAGCCGAGATCGTTGATCAGCACGTGCTCGAAGCGCGGGGCGTATTGATCGAACAAGGCCTGCACATAGGCCTTGGGCATCTCGGACAATTGCGCATCGCCGAGGCGTATCAGATGCAGATGAGCGCCATGCTGATCGCTCGGGTCGGACTCGCGCGATTTGCGAAAGGCCGCAATGGCCTTGTCGCGCTCGCCGAGTTGCGCGCGGATTTCGCCGAGCGTGAACCAGGCCGAGGTGAAATTCGGCGCAATCTCGATGGTCTGCTCCAGCAGGTCGGCGGCGGCCGCCAGATCGCCCTTGAGCTGGAGGTCGCGCGCGAACTCGAAGCGGCGGTCGGCCATGAGATCGCCGGAGGTCAGGAACAAGCGCAGGGGCATTGTGGGAACCAGGGAACGAAGCGGTGATGACTCGAAGATGCGGGGTCGCGACCTATATAACAGGCATGCGTCCGCAAGACATCCTGCTGCCAGTTGCCGCCGGCCTATGCTGTAAGCCGGGCGGCTTCCATATCGACCCCGTCCGGCCGGTCGAGCGGGCCGTGATCACCCACGGCCATTCCGACCATGCCCGCGCCGGCCACGGCGCGGTGCTGGCGACGCAGGAAACGCTGGACATGATGCGGCTGCGCTATGGCGAGAATTTTGCCGGCTCCACCCAAGCAATCCACTATGGCGAGGAGATCCGGCTCGGCGACGTCAGCGCGAAGTTTCACCCGGCCGGCCATGTGCTCGGTTCGGCGCAGGTCGCGGTCACCTGCAAGGACACCTGCATCGTCGCCTCCGGCGACTACAAGGATGCGCCCGACCCGACCTGCACGCCGTTCGAGCTCGTACGCTGCGACGTCTTCATCACCGAGGCAACGTTCGGCCTGCCGGTGTTTCGCCATGGCGATGCGGCCGACGAGGTCAAGAAGCTGCTGGCGTCGGTGGCGCTATTTCCGGAGCGCGCGCATCTCGTCGGCGCCTATTCGCTTGGCAAGGCGCAGCGCGTGATCGCTCTGCTGCGCCAAGCGGGTTACGACGCGCCGATCTATCTGCATGGCGCGATGGAGAAGATCACGCATTACTATCAGAGCCGCGGAATCGAGCTCGGCGAGTTGCGGCCGGCGAAGGGCGTCAAGAAGGCGGCGCTCGCCGGCACCATCACGCTGGCGCCGCCCTCTGCAACATCCGATCTCTGGACCCGCCGGTTTCCCGATCCCGTCACGGCATTCGCCTCTGGCTGGATGCGGGTGCGCGCCCGCGCGCGGCAACGCGGCATCGAGCTGCCGCTGGTGATCTCGGATCACGCCGATTGGGACGGCCTCACCGCCACGATCGCCGCGACCGGTGCCGGCGAGATCTGGGTTACCCATGGCCAGGAAGACGCGCTGGTGCATTGGTGCCAAAGCAAGGGTTTGCGGTCGCGGCCGCTCGATCTCGTCGGCTATGGCGACGAGGAGGAGACCGAGACGCCGCTCGCTGACGAGGCCGAAGCATGAACCGCTTCGCCGAACTTCTCGACCGCCTCGCCTACGAACCCGGCCGCAACAACAAGCTGCGGCTGATCACGAGTTATTTTCGCGAGGTCGCCGATCCCGATCGCGGCTACGCGCTGGCCGCGCTGACCGGTGCGCTGAGTTTCAAGCACGCAAAACCTTCTCTGCTGCGCGATCTTATCGCCCAGCGAACTGACCCGGTCTTGTTCGGCCTATCCTGGGACTATGTAGGCGATCTCTCCGAGACAATCGCGCTGATGTGGCCGAAGGCCGTGGGTGTCCACAACAACCCACCTCCCCCAACCCTCACCGAGGTGGTCACCACCCTGCGCACCCTCGGCAAGACCGAGCTGCCGAAGCAGCTCGAGCGCTGGCTCGACGAATTGGATGAGACCGGCCGCTGGGCGCTGTTGAAGCTCGTCACCGGCGCGCTGCGCATCGGCATCTCCGCGCGCCTGGCAAAGACCGCGGCCGCCGCGCTCGGCGACAAGGACCCGCATGAGGTCGAGCTGATCTGGCCCGGTCTCGCGCCGCCTTATCTCGACCTGTTCGCCTGGCTGGAAGGCCGCGGCGACAAGCCAGTCAATCGCGATCCCGCGCCGTTCCGTCCTGTCATGCTGGCGCATGCGATCGAGGACACCGATTTCGCTGCACTCGATCCCGCCGACTACATCGCCGAATGGAAATGGGACGGCATCCGCGTGCAGGCGGTGGCCGGCCGCGACGAGCACGGCCACATCACCGCTCGGCTCTATTCGCGCACCGGCGAGGACATCACCGGGAGCTTTCCGGACCTCGTGCCGTCGCTGCGGCTGCCCGGCGCCATCGACGGCGAGCTTCTGATCCTGCGCGAAGGGCGCGTGCAAAGTTTCAATTTTCTGCAGCAGCGGCTCAACCGCAAGGTCGTGTCTCCGAAGCTGATCAAGGAATTTCCGATTCATCTGCGCGCCTACGATCTGCTCGGCGACGACGAGAACGATTTGCGCGAGCTGCCTTTCGCGGAGCGGCGCGAACGGCTGGAGACCTTCATCGGTAAGCTCGACGATCCCCGCATCGATCTGTCGCCCACCGTCGCCTTCGCAAGCTGGGAGGCGCTGACCGCAGCACGCGCCGATCCCGCCAGCGCTGGTGCGGGCGAGGACGCGGACGCCGTCGAAGGCGTGATGCTGAAGCGGCGCGACGCACCCTATCTGCCGGGGCGGCCGAAGGGACAATGGTGGAAATGGAAGCGCGATCCGCACATCATCGACGCCGTGCTGATGTATGCGCAGCGCGGCCACGGCAAGCGCTCGTCCTACTATTCCGACTACACCTTCGGCGTTTGGACCGCAGGGCCGGGCAGTGACGAACTGGTGCCGGTCGGAAAAGCCTATTTCGGCTTCACGGACGAGGAGCTGCTCCAGATCGACCGCTTCGTGCGTCGCAATACCACCGAAAAATTCGGCCCCGTCCGCCACGTCGTGCACGAGCCAGACAAGGGGCTGGTGCTGGAGGTCGCCTTCGAGGGGCTGCAGCGCTCACCACGGCACAAATCCGGCGTCGCGATGCGCTTTCCCCGCATCAGCCGGCTGCGCTGGGACAAGCCGCCGCGGGAGGCCGACCGGCTGGAAACGCTGGAAAAGATGCTGAAAGCGGAGGCGGCCGAGGTTGAGGCTTAAGAAGCCCCGGGCGTGTGCTTGCCCGAATTAAAATCCCGTAAGCCGATTGACGCCCCCTCACAGGTTCCCCATGTCCCCGCCTTGCCCTATGATAGGTCGAATCCCCTGAGGAGTTTGAGATGGCCCACGACGTCAGAGATTTGCCGGCCGGCCGCAGTGACGGCCTGCACCGCTTTCTCGGCGGCTCGCCGCTGGCGGTCGCGTTTCGCCTGGTGCTGCTCTCGATCCTCGTCGGCGTCGTGCTGGCGGCGATCGGCTTCGACCCCTGGAATATCATCTTAAGCATTCGTCTTCTGTTCCAGCGTTTGTGGGATCTCGGCTTCGATACCGTGAACTGGCTGTGGCGCTACTTCCTGCTCGGCGCTGTCATCGTGATTCCGATCTGGCTGCTGATGCGCGTTTTCGGCGCGCCACGCAGGTAAAGGATTTGGAGCTGGCGGCCGATGCAATTGCGCTTTGTCGGCTGCGGCGACGCCTTCGGATCCGGCGGCAGGCTCAATACCTGCTTCCACGTCTCGGGGCGCGAAGCCAACTTCCTGATCGATTGCGGCGCGTCGGCTTTGCCGGCACTGAAGCGGCTGGAGATCGACCGCAATGAGATCGATCTCATCCTGATCACGCATTTCCACGGCGACCATTTTGCCGGGCTGCCGTTTGTCCTGCTCGACGCACAATTCTCGCGGCGGACGCGGCCGCTCACGATCGCCGGCCCCAAAGGCATCGAGACGCGGCTGCGTGAGGTGATGGAGGCTCTGTTCGAGCACTCCTCGAAGACGAAACAGCGCTTCGAGCTGTCCGTCGTCGAGCTCGCGCCCGAGCAGAGCCAAAGCTTCGGCGCGGTGACGGTGACGCCCTATCCCGTCGTGCACGGCGAATCCGGTGGACCGTTCCTCGCTTATCGCGTCGAAGCCGAGGGTCGCACGCTGGCCTACAGCGCCGATACCGAATGGACGGAGACGCTCATTCCGCTGGCGCATGGCGCCGACCTTTTCATCGCCGAAGCCTATATGTACGAGAAGGTGGTCAAGAATCACCTCAGCCTGACGAC from Bradyrhizobium lupini harbors:
- a CDS encoding DMT family transporter; its protein translation is MSLAPSLAVPRSRFNTLPLAIGLFCLLWSYAFVAGKIGVTHCPPLILLAARFSLAGILILGATLVRGDDWSLSWRDAAIFAVLGVANNALYLGLGYTGLQSVSAGLGGLIVSANPVFTAGLAALLLGEGMTWRKASGLLLGITGVTLIVWHRLSVGTDSLHGIVFTLASLASLVAGTILFKLLAPKGSLWIGNGVQNLAAGIVLTPVALTFADVHPIDFTPGLIGAFAFLVLGGSILAYWLWFHFLKVCGATAASAYHFLMPPLGMLFAYLVLGEHVEARDLLGIIPVALGIYLVTRPAKSVS
- a CDS encoding LysR family transcriptional regulator, with the translated sequence MLDLELLRSFVSVVDAGGFTRAGERVHRTQSTVSQQIKRLEEDVGQVLLHRDGKDVRPTEAGERLLSYARRLLSLAEEARDVLRQPDGEGAIRLGIPEDFAAYRLAKLLGAFSRSHPGLRLDVRADQSKNLARDLDRGELDLALFKRAAGEKGAIAVWPEQVHWVTSKSHPIHADVASVPLIGFPLGCLYRAGAIHALESAGRIWHMSYTSSSLAGIQAAVAAGMGLSILSEMAIQSDHRVLSAKDGFAPINRTEVALMAAPGASPATLRLADRLAEFCDDVQAKAA
- the pdeM gene encoding ligase-associated DNA damage response endonuclease PdeM, which produces MRVSNVSISSVTFAADLSGALFWEEQRLLVVSDLHLEKGSSFAMRGVLLPPYDTIATLSRLAAVISRHDPRIVIALGDSFHDRTAHGRLSAEDRDAVAALQAGRDWIWISGNHDPALPRDLGGTVADEVAIGPITFRHEPTGASGEIAGHLHPKARVSARGRSMERRCFACDGERAVMPAFGAYAGGLSIRDVAFAKIFPMNGFVAHLLGDRRVHAIAASRCS
- a CDS encoding ligase-associated DNA damage response DEXH box helicase, translated to MPPRIRKIPVEPAALLPDRFKAWFAARGWSPRAHQLALLEKAREDRSALLIAPTGAGKTLAGFLPTLVELSSAPKASAKSVISTGRSLQRTGGLHTLYISPLKALAVDIARNLERPVAEMALPIKIETRTGDTPTSRRQRQRRYPPDILLTTPEQLALLLSSDDAPFLFSSLKRIVLDELHALVTSKRGDLLSLGLARLWRLAPQMRAIGLSATVAEPESLARFLVPQPGGKEAAADIVLAGGAAPPLVEMMDTRERLPWAGHSARHALPEIYELIKANKTTLVFVNTRSQAEMLFQNLWSMNDDNLAIALHHGSLDVAQRRKVEDAMSAGKLRGVVCTSSLDLGVDWGDVDLVVNIGAPKGSSRLMQRIGRANHRLDEASRAVLVPANRFEVLECRVAIDAIAENAQDTPPLRLGALDVLAQHVLGCACGEPFFSDELYGEVRTAAPYADLTRQDFDDVVDFVASGGYALKTYERFARIKQDKEGRWRVANPRVRQSYRMNVGTIVEDDMLKVRLVRSRGGGQGKAGGSTGVIARGGRLLGEIEEAFIEGLSPGDTFVFSGEVVRYETLVEDQVYVSRANDKDPKVPSYMGGKFPLSTYLAERVRRLLDDGRAWGALPEQVRDWLSLQKDVSRVPAVRELLVESFPRANKHYVVCYPFEGRLAHQTLGMLLTRRLERARARPLGFVANEYAIAVWALGDMSSMIRDGRIDLDALFDPDMLGDDLEAWLAESALMKRTFRNCAIISGLIARRHTGEEKSRRQVLFSTDLVYDVLRKHQADHVLLRAARADAATGLLDLRRLSDMLTRIRGRITHRELDHVSPLAVPVMLEIGRESVYGEAGDELLAEAADELVKEAMG
- a CDS encoding ABC transporter substrate-binding protein, whose product is MTRNPSRRDFSAAALATIAASTLPAPYVWAAEKKYDSGASDTEIKIGQTVPHSGPGSLYGVLGRVGEAYFQMLNEKGGINGRKVKFLTMDDAYSAPKCVEATRRLVEQEEVLALYGSLGTAPQTAVHKYLNSKGVPQLLLNTGASKWNNPKEFKWTMAGLPLYPTEARILARHVVSVKPNAKVGILYQNDDFGRDFLGPFKKVLEDAGGTAKVIMEQTYDLTDPTVDSQLINLSKSGADVFYNISTGKASSQSIRKVAELGWKPLQLLSAGSTGRSILNAAGLENAAGIVAIRYNKEVGLPKWEKDPDVMAFEELRKKYTPAIDQDNTIAFAGYGQAVTMGEILRRCGDELTRANVLKQASNLKGFHSPYFLDGVTYDYTPDDYTPMKTLFISTFTGKDWDISDKPMSE
- a CDS encoding methyltransferase domain-containing protein yields the protein MPLRLFLTSGDLMADRRFEFARDLQLKGDLAAAADLLEQTIEIAPNFTSAWFTLGEIRAQLGERDKAIAAFRKSRESDPSDQHGAHLHLIRLGDAQLSEMPKAYVQALFDQYAPRFEHVLINDLGYRAPSLIFKAVVAARVAAKKPALFKRAIDLGCGTGLAAAAFAKQVDQFIGIDLSPGMVKEARATGLYAELEVADMIEGLRSRSEASANLVVAADAFVYLPDLAPVLGEARRVLAPGGVLAFTLETHDGSGIVLGEGLRYAHSAEYVRDAMAKAGLKLLTLEQASPRTENNEPVGGLVVVAEKT
- a CDS encoding ligase-associated DNA damage response exonuclease, whose product is MRPQDILLPVAAGLCCKPGGFHIDPVRPVERAVITHGHSDHARAGHGAVLATQETLDMMRLRYGENFAGSTQAIHYGEEIRLGDVSAKFHPAGHVLGSAQVAVTCKDTCIVASGDYKDAPDPTCTPFELVRCDVFITEATFGLPVFRHGDAADEVKKLLASVALFPERAHLVGAYSLGKAQRVIALLRQAGYDAPIYLHGAMEKITHYYQSRGIELGELRPAKGVKKAALAGTITLAPPSATSDLWTRRFPDPVTAFASGWMRVRARARQRGIELPLVISDHADWDGLTATIAATGAGEIWVTHGQEDALVHWCQSKGLRSRPLDLVGYGDEEETETPLADEAEA
- a CDS encoding ATP-dependent DNA ligase — encoded protein: MNRFAELLDRLAYEPGRNNKLRLITSYFREVADPDRGYALAALTGALSFKHAKPSLLRDLIAQRTDPVLFGLSWDYVGDLSETIALMWPKAVGVHNNPPPPTLTEVVTTLRTLGKTELPKQLERWLDELDETGRWALLKLVTGALRIGISARLAKTAAAALGDKDPHEVELIWPGLAPPYLDLFAWLEGRGDKPVNRDPAPFRPVMLAHAIEDTDFAALDPADYIAEWKWDGIRVQAVAGRDEHGHITARLYSRTGEDITGSFPDLVPSLRLPGAIDGELLILREGRVQSFNFLQQRLNRKVVSPKLIKEFPIHLRAYDLLGDDENDLRELPFAERRERLETFIGKLDDPRIDLSPTVAFASWEALTAARADPASAGAGEDADAVEGVMLKRRDAPYLPGRPKGQWWKWKRDPHIIDAVLMYAQRGHGKRSSYYSDYTFGVWTAGPGSDELVPVGKAYFGFTDEELLQIDRFVRRNTTEKFGPVRHVVHEPDKGLVLEVAFEGLQRSPRHKSGVAMRFPRISRLRWDKPPREADRLETLEKMLKAEAAEVEA
- a CDS encoding DUF6460 domain-containing protein, which encodes MAHDVRDLPAGRSDGLHRFLGGSPLAVAFRLVLLSILVGVVLAAIGFDPWNIILSIRLLFQRLWDLGFDTVNWLWRYFLLGAVIVIPIWLLMRVFGAPRR
- a CDS encoding MBL fold metallo-hydrolase — protein: MQLRFVGCGDAFGSGGRLNTCFHVSGREANFLIDCGASALPALKRLEIDRNEIDLILITHFHGDHFAGLPFVLLDAQFSRRTRPLTIAGPKGIETRLREVMEALFEHSSKTKQRFELSVVELAPEQSQSFGAVTVTPYPVVHGESGGPFLAYRVEAEGRTLAYSADTEWTETLIPLAHGADLFIAEAYMYEKVVKNHLSLTTLEQHLPEIGAKRLVLTHMSEDVLSRLDDIAHLAAEDGMVLVF